From a single Sediminibacterium sp. KACHI17 genomic region:
- a CDS encoding class I SAM-dependent methyltransferase, producing the protein MNLSLEEVMRQEKEVFNHLNNLRSSAETIPLEFDYDYVPSKFDFERYTGKKMGRRSVLNYIKLVNDNPGIKIVDVCCGPGWVSLLAATRGARVYGYDISNVAIENAKLSRERNLQKIIENKGTLEYYNQSVHTIPFLDDQKSVDLFIGWSAFHHLDQMELFFERMNTALKDGGYIISVDDIGSKKINRIITWGLKFILPIKGLSYTNKISKIGKYFQKLIQPEVEWHTPMEQYVGKHENAAQKIEDILSRDYEIVHNYRYCGFVHYFVYDLAGPDWFRKIMFDLLWNLDRLFVWTKLCKGNLRFILAKKKQ; encoded by the coding sequence ATGAATTTATCCTTAGAAGAGGTGATGCGTCAAGAAAAAGAAGTTTTCAATCATCTAAATAATCTTCGTTCCAGTGCAGAAACAATCCCTCTAGAGTTTGATTACGATTATGTACCATCTAAATTCGACTTTGAAAGATATACAGGAAAAAAAATGGGACGTAGATCAGTTCTAAATTATATTAAACTAGTAAATGATAATCCAGGTATAAAAATAGTAGATGTTTGTTGTGGACCAGGTTGGGTATCTTTATTAGCAGCCACGCGAGGGGCTAGAGTTTATGGTTATGATATTTCTAATGTCGCTATTGAAAACGCTAAGTTGTCAAGGGAAAGAAATTTGCAAAAAATCATAGAAAATAAAGGTACTTTAGAATATTATAATCAGAGTGTACATACAATTCCTTTTCTTGACGATCAGAAATCAGTTGATTTATTTATTGGATGGTCAGCCTTTCATCATCTTGATCAAATGGAACTTTTTTTTGAAAGAATGAATACTGCACTAAAAGATGGTGGATATATTATTAGTGTTGATGATATAGGTTCCAAGAAGATTAATAGGATCATAACATGGGGATTAAAGTTTATTCTACCAATTAAAGGACTATCGTATACAAATAAGATATCTAAAATCGGTAAATATTTTCAGAAGTTGATTCAACCCGAAGTGGAGTGGCATACGCCTATGGAGCAATATGTAGGTAAACATGAAAACGCTGCTCAAAAAATAGAAGATATTTTATCTCGGGACTATGAAATTGTGCATAACTATAGATATTGTGGATTTGTGCATTATTTTGTATATGATTTAGCAGGTCCCGATTGGTTTAGAAAAATTATGTTTGATTTATTATGGAATCTAGATAGATTATTTGTGTGGACAAAACTTTGTAAAGGAAATCTGCGCTTTATACTCGCAAAAAAAAAGCAATAA
- a CDS encoding NAD-dependent epimerase/dehydratase family protein, which yields MRLALTGKTGFLGGILYQELKNNNEVITIGRKKSDIIYDFRTESLDLPKVDVFVHCAGMAHILSPKEVDINTFFEVNANYTYNLLKSIELSKVPPNTFVFISSVSVYGAIEGECIDETHDLRCQDPYGLSKLEAERITIKWCKENNVNCVILRLPLVVGNNAPGNIRTLVEALKKGRFFKIGNGTAKKSMVLATDVAKLLPHLKDKEGIFNLTDGYHPSISEFSNYLAKSLGKSEPYSIPLVFAKIASCVGDIIGDRFPLNSSKLQKISHTLTFDDTKARKELLWESKPILECKDLNFNY from the coding sequence ATGAGACTAGCACTTACTGGTAAAACTGGTTTTTTAGGTGGCATTCTGTATCAAGAACTAAAAAACAATAATGAAGTAATTACAATCGGCCGTAAAAAATCTGATATTATCTATGATTTTCGAACAGAGAGTTTAGATTTACCAAAAGTCGATGTCTTTGTTCACTGTGCAGGTATGGCACATATTTTATCGCCCAAAGAGGTAGACATAAATACCTTTTTTGAGGTCAATGCAAATTATACTTACAACCTCTTGAAAAGTATCGAACTTAGTAAAGTACCACCAAATACTTTTGTGTTCATAAGTTCAGTGAGTGTATATGGGGCTATTGAGGGTGAATGCATTGATGAAACTCATGATTTGCGATGTCAAGATCCTTACGGTCTGAGCAAGCTTGAAGCTGAAAGAATTACCATAAAATGGTGCAAAGAAAATAATGTTAATTGCGTAATACTTCGATTGCCTCTTGTAGTTGGTAATAACGCACCTGGAAATATTAGGACTCTTGTTGAAGCTTTAAAAAAAGGTAGATTTTTTAAAATTGGGAACGGTACTGCTAAGAAAAGTATGGTTTTGGCCACTGATGTGGCAAAACTTTTGCCACATTTAAAAGACAAAGAAGGCATATTTAATCTAACTGATGGATATCATCCAAGTATTAGTGAATTTTCAAATTATCTTGCAAAAAGCTTAGGTAAATCTGAACCTTACTCAATTCCATTGGTGTTCGCTAAGATAGCTTCTTGCGTGGGTGATATAATCGGCGATCGGTTTCCTCTCAATAGTAGTAAGCTTCAAAAAATTAGTCATACATTGACTTTTGATGACACAAAAGCTCGTAAAGAACTTTTGTGGGAATCTAAACCAATATTAGAATGTAAAGATTTAAATTTCAATTATTAA
- a CDS encoding glycosyltransferase → MTEYKFSVIVPVHYTITAAQLKASLDSVMLNQSMLPSEVVVVIDGTIDNYLSIFLRDYLSKSPISTMILNTGPVSKGPGVTRNFGVKHASYPIIAFMDSDDVSLPNRFEQQIPIIHNQNYDLVGGQIEELDELLKNRISLRTVPLNDEDIKKEFKKRNPINNVTVAIKKEAFLQVGGYPDLYFGEDYVLWVKMAEKKYRFLNLNTILVNVRTGDSFLNRRFGRDYFKKNIYLCMYLSKYPTVGFRYSFLRMVKFSLLFILPKRLQYLFVKKYTRNL, encoded by the coding sequence GTGACTGAATATAAATTTTCTGTAATTGTTCCTGTTCACTATACTATCACAGCGGCTCAGCTTAAAGCTAGTCTTGATAGTGTGATGCTTAATCAGTCAATGCTTCCATCTGAGGTAGTTGTTGTTATAGATGGTACAATCGATAATTATTTGAGTATTTTTTTAAGGGACTATCTAAGTAAGTCTCCTATATCTACAATGATATTAAATACAGGTCCAGTATCAAAAGGACCAGGTGTTACAAGAAATTTTGGGGTTAAACATGCATCTTACCCTATAATCGCATTTATGGACTCAGATGATGTTAGCTTGCCTAATAGATTTGAACAGCAAATACCAATTATTCATAATCAAAACTATGATTTAGTAGGTGGTCAGATTGAAGAGTTGGATGAATTGCTAAAAAATAGAATAAGTTTAAGAACAGTTCCCTTGAATGATGAAGACATTAAAAAAGAGTTTAAAAAGCGAAATCCTATAAATAATGTTACTGTTGCTATCAAAAAAGAAGCATTTCTTCAAGTGGGTGGCTACCCTGATTTGTATTTTGGAGAGGACTATGTCCTATGGGTAAAAATGGCTGAAAAGAAATATCGCTTTCTAAATCTGAATACGATTTTGGTTAATGTAAGAACTGGGGATAGTTTTCTTAACCGTAGATTTGGTCGGGATTATTTTAAAAAAAATATTTACCTCTGTATGTATTTAAGTAAATATCCAACCGTAGGTTTTCGGTACTCTTTTTTGCGTATGGTTAAATTCTCCTTACTTTTTATTTTACCAAAACGGCTTCAATATCTTTTTGTTAAAAAGTACACTCGTAATTTATAA
- a CDS encoding glycosyltransferase family 2 protein produces MAIDFLICNYNGGDLLRSAVQSILALELDEFNVYIYDNASSDSSIKLIEELNSNKIHIVHGETNIGYGKAINHIYKISKSQYIFILNPDSELVFSGNELLQLASNTSDRNVYGFDIYNNDNTPQNFITSEPSYSWVVGGLLRTSFPIIFELLYKQYFFFHNKRQESEIENNKGGRFVSGCALLFTRNGFQKLGLFNEQYFLYFEDTELLLTAWKNDFIISQSPLKVIHNASYSFRKADNKIKVEKYRSALIYFRNNRGLVYYSWVKFLIIFIAFLALINPLNIFYRKTSDYYINLIKISINN; encoded by the coding sequence GTGGCTATCGATTTTCTTATTTGCAATTATAACGGAGGAGACCTACTAAGGAGTGCTGTTCAATCTATCCTTGCTCTCGAATTAGATGAATTTAATGTATATATATATGATAATGCATCTTCTGATAGCTCGATTAAGTTAATTGAAGAGCTTAATTCTAATAAAATACATATAGTACACGGAGAAACAAATATTGGATATGGTAAGGCAATTAATCATATATATAAGATTTCAAAATCACAATATATTTTCATCCTCAATCCCGATAGCGAACTCGTATTCTCAGGTAATGAATTATTACAGCTAGCATCAAATACATCTGACCGTAATGTATACGGTTTCGACATTTATAATAACGATAATACTCCTCAAAATTTTATTACCTCAGAGCCTAGTTATAGCTGGGTAGTTGGAGGGTTATTACGTACTAGTTTCCCTATCATTTTCGAATTATTATATAAACAATACTTTTTTTTTCACAATAAAAGGCAGGAATCTGAAATAGAAAATAATAAGGGAGGAAGATTCGTATCAGGATGTGCCCTTTTATTCACAAGGAATGGTTTCCAAAAACTTGGTTTATTTAATGAGCAGTATTTTTTATATTTTGAAGATACAGAACTGTTATTGACTGCATGGAAAAATGATTTTATTATCAGTCAATCTCCTTTGAAAGTGATTCATAATGCTAGTTATAGTTTCCGGAAAGCTGACAACAAGATAAAGGTTGAAAAATATCGTTCAGCACTAATTTATTTTCGTAACAATAGAGGCCTCGTTTATTATTCATGGGTTAAATTTTTGATTATTTTTATAGCTTTTCTAGCCCTAATTAATCCGTTAAATATCTTTTATCGTAAAACAAGCGATTATTACATAAACCTTATAAAAATTTCTATAAACAATTAA
- a CDS encoding class I SAM-dependent methyltransferase: protein MLKFNKKEVELFFYNEILSSFSKEAQPGLIRTFDKNIYEIEIIIKILNNAGKTENPTIIDFGCGLGINLMILSKYFNCKCIGLDRYDEFDEIHAREVGTTNQVVSRLQQFGVEVIPSNPITYKFENEIADVVTSFDVIEHFNFPPNEYLANMINAVRTGGHIMVGTPNQAHIFNRIKLLFGRNVWEDFDYWMNYNPFYGHVRELLTWELKKVIESMGLKHYTIHQSSYPLYSRLKMKFPRPIANVFYNIGKVIFLLFPNLNYYNLIAARKK, encoded by the coding sequence ATGCTAAAATTTAATAAGAAAGAAGTTGAATTGTTTTTTTATAACGAGATTCTATCCAGCTTCTCTAAAGAAGCTCAGCCTGGATTAATCCGTACGTTTGATAAAAATATTTATGAAATAGAGATTATAATTAAAATACTTAATAATGCTGGAAAAACAGAGAACCCGACAATTATTGATTTTGGGTGTGGACTTGGTATTAATCTTATGATCTTATCTAAGTACTTTAATTGTAAATGCATTGGACTAGACCGATATGATGAGTTTGACGAAATTCATGCAAGAGAAGTTGGTACAACAAATCAAGTTGTCAGTAGACTCCAACAATTTGGTGTTGAAGTTATACCTTCAAATCCTATTACATATAAATTTGAAAATGAAATAGCAGATGTCGTAACAAGTTTTGATGTAATTGAACATTTTAATTTTCCTCCCAATGAATATTTGGCTAATATGATTAATGCTGTCAGAACTGGTGGACATATAATGGTTGGGACACCCAATCAAGCACATATTTTCAACCGTATCAAACTGTTATTTGGACGTAATGTTTGGGAAGACTTTGATTATTGGATGAACTACAATCCCTTTTACGGGCACGTTAGGGAGTTATTGACTTGGGAACTAAAAAAAGTTATAGAGAGTATGGGATTGAAGCACTATACTATACATCAGTCATCTTATCCATTGTACTCTCGTTTAAAAATGAAATTTCCTAGACCTATTGCAAATGTCTTTTATAATATAGGCAAAGTTATATTCCTTTTATTTCCTAATCTTAACTATTATAATCTAATAGCAGCTCGAAAAAAATAA